From the genome of Vitis riparia cultivar Riparia Gloire de Montpellier isolate 1030 chromosome 2, EGFV_Vit.rip_1.0, whole genome shotgun sequence:
AAAGAAACACACCCAAGAACACAGCCACACactcccagaagaagaattGCACCTATCTACGATGAAGAAAGCACTAGgtaaatctctctctctccaccttcttcttctccctttGTCTTCTTTTCACATTCTTCAAGAACCTCTAACCTAAGCTTTATTCCTTTCATCTTCCATTGATGAACAGCTCTCTTCAGCCGCAAGAAAGCCTGTCGCCCATTCAAGGACTACTACGCTCAATGGATCCATGCCCTCAACAGCACTCTTCTTCCACTTCTTCGCCGCGCCATGCTGTCCTCTTCTCCCAGTAATCTCTCCACCCACGTGGAGATGGTTCACCACCATTTTCAGGCCTACTACGAAGCCCTTGACCTCGCCGCCTCCAACGATGTTGCACAACTGCTCTACCCCGAATGGCGTAATTCCCTCGAGAAGCCTTTCCTATGGCTCGGCGACTTCCACCCCTACCTCTTCACCAACCTGCTCCGATCATTCCTCGATGATGGTGATGACGACGATGATGATGGTGACCATGAAGTTGGAGAGACTTGTAGTTTCTGCGACACACCATGGCAGATTTTGATGGCCTGGAAGAATCCTTCAGAAACCCTGATGGCCCGGATCGAGCAAATCGAGTGTGCTTTAAGGCTTATGGTTCCAGCGCTTGTGGCTCGGGTGAGGAATGCACAGTTGGGGCTATTTGATCGGGTTGCAACTGACTGGGGGCTGTTTCAGGGGAAAAGAGAGGGGGCTAAAGCGGTGATTGGAAAGGCAGTAATGGGTCAGATGGATGAGATGCTGGGAGTGTTCTTGGATGCCAATAGGCTCAGAAAGAGCGTTCTTGCAGAGATCATCGGCGAAACGAATGTTTATCAGGCCGGCTCTGTTTCTTGAAGGGCTTGCCCAGTTCTTTGTGGGCTCAGGATCATGAATTGCTCAGTGAATTTGAACGCTGCACGGTTCCTATCAACTGAAAATTTTACTTGCGAGTTCagatttttcccttttctgtTCTTGCTCCGCAATGTGAGATTCTTGGACACTCTTTGCTGGGTCCTTCTCTTGTCCTCTACTCTGAGCTTTCTTGCATGTCTTGGAGTAGAAGGTTTCTGTTTGGATTTTTTGGGTAAGAGTTTTGCATTTCCCATTCAATTCTATTTCAAGTTATTAGTCATTTTGTGTGATTATCGGTTGTTTGATCACCAATTACACTGAACCAGCCTGGTGGTACCTTTTTCTTAGGGATTTTCAATTCATAGTTCGGCATAATTATCTGGGAATGCCTTGTTCAATCATGTCTTGTGTTATTGCAGTGGGTTCTTCAAGAGAGCGAAAAACTATGTTGTCAACTTTCATCTTTTTAGTAGTTATTTGCAATTCTGGAATGCTGCCAACTGGCGTTCTAGAATCTGTTCTGTTTGAATGTAAGAATCGATGCTCATTTGATGATAAAAATCAGTCTGTTTCTTGCTACATCATCTTATGTTAATAGTTTCAGTTATATTGGCATGGAGAAATATTGTTTTTGAGGCTTGAATAAGAGATTATTCTCATGTCATTAAGCTATTATATAGACTGCCACAACATTGCCAAACACAGATGGAagcttcaaattcatttttattctcattttcgTTTTCAAGAACTGAATTTTAATCTGCCTTAAGTGTTATTAAGGATAGAAATTAGCAACTGTATGAGAAATAACATGCTTTTATCTAATCATTGTAATGCCACAAAGGTTCCAACTTCCAAGATAGATTGTGTTTATGTGCACAACTCAGGTTACACTTTGCACTGTAATTTTAGGGTTCTTACCTTGTAAATACATAAAACAAATACCAAGCGATGACGATATCACATATAAATCAATTGTTTGAAATAGTTtctttggaaaatatttgagcAATGGTAGCATCTCTGCTAAAAAATCTTCGGGTTCCTCTACATGTGCTTTGTTTTAAACCTCAGAGATTCATCCTTTATTACAACATTGTTCCTAGGAAGAATGGTATTCTGTGGTTGATTTGAGCAATCACTCTTAGTCAAAGTCTTGTTATGTAAGCCTCAGTGGGAGAGTGATCAGCATACAGGGAGAATCTATGTTGCTGATTATCTAGCCAATCAGGATATTGGGGAGGCCTATTCcctggggttttttttttgttttcttcccttTGCCAATGCTGATTGATTACGCGTATCACTTGAAGAAATCTTGGATATCACAGCTTAGTTGAAACCGTTGTTAATACATTCATGGAATGACCAAAATTGCCAAACTAGAATGGAGTTGCAGAGATGCAGAGAAACAATATAGCTGTGTGTTATATGGGAGATTCACTTGAACTAGCAGGAAAATTTTGGAGCTAAGGATTAgatttccatttttcatttaGCACCTCCAATGGACTGAGCTTCTCAAGGCACCTTCTCTGAAGTATAAACCGCTTGCAACCATGTCCTATCTTGTACCAATAATGTAACAATCATATTACAATAGAAGCAGTAAAAACACGAAAAATAATATGGCAGCTCTCACGTTCTTCCCTTCCTTACTATTAACAGCTGTGCCTTATGCTGGACTATGtgccttctttttttcctttttttctctgtATGCTCTAATTACTGGATGGAGCTGATCAGTTTTCACCTGAACTTAGTTATTTACACATTACTGTATTTTATTGCCTTGAAATTTGAAGCTGTTGCCTGAATGGATGCATCGCATGGAAATTTAATAGTCATGATGCTTTGGCCATGCCAATCTCCACATAGAACTAGGCATTGTTTCTAATAAGGAATACTTTAAGATTTTGTGGAGAAAGAGACATTGGGAGTTGCAGAGGGACTCATTGGAGAAGATATTTTAATCATCTATATACTAAGTTTAATTAGTTGGcaacaaaatatattattcCCACTTCCTAATCTTGTCACTTGAGTTCTCCTTATCCAAAATGATCACTATTAAAGTACAAATCTAGAACAACACATGGGAATGTGCGTCATTTCCTTATCTGTTCCAAGCCACCACACATGCTTTAGCCAATCTATTAAGACCCTAAAATACTTGACTTTAAGCATAAAATAAGGAGACTTCA
Proteins encoded in this window:
- the LOC117906815 gene encoding protein INAPERTURATE POLLEN1; translated protein: MKKALALFSRKKACRPFKDYYAQWIHALNSTLLPLLRRAMLSSSPSNLSTHVEMVHHHFQAYYEALDLAASNDVAQLLYPEWRNSLEKPFLWLGDFHPYLFTNLLRSFLDDGDDDDDDGDHEVGETCSFCDTPWQILMAWKNPSETLMARIEQIECALRLMVPALVARVRNAQLGLFDRVATDWGLFQGKREGAKAVIGKAVMGQMDEMLGVFLDANRLRKSVLAEIIGETNVYQAGSVS